One window of the Rosa rugosa chromosome 3, drRosRugo1.1, whole genome shotgun sequence genome contains the following:
- the LOC133740712 gene encoding heavy metal-associated isoprenylated plant protein 43-like, translated as MPTVLLYLTDICSILISSWKRLITKSTYSCIFDLFISPSQQDGFFGFCNTFVYAILKLKNRNIHTTSFRFVIYKVVSLILQWGQIVESSKFSVAATMKKIVIKVSINRQICKTDVLKAVTKLQGIDIVAVDGQKGTLTVVGDVDPVLVVRRLRKVGKVAEIVSVGPPKASEPKPLIVLDLPSCCNQCQLVGFKYVPYEGGGCHIL; from the exons atgcCAACAGTACTCTTGTACCTAACAGACATATGTAGTATCTTAATATCCTCTTGGAAGAGACTAATAACCAAGTCAACATACTCATGTATCTTTGATTTATTCATCAGTCCTAGTCAACAAGATGGTTTCTTTGGCTTTTGCAATACATTTGTGTACGCCATCTTAAAATTAAAGAACAGAAATATCCATACCACATCCTTCAGGTTTGTCATATATAAAGTGGTCTCTTTGATTCTACAATGGGGGCAGATAGTTGAATCCTCCAAGTTCTCTGTAGCTGCAACCATGAAG AAAATTGTAATAAAAGTCAGCATAAATCGCCAGATCTGCAAGACAGATGTGTTGAAAGCCGTTACCAAGCTTCAAG GAATAGATATTGTAGCCGTAGATGGTCAGAAGGGAACTTTGACGGTCGTAGGAGATGTTGATCCAGTGTTGGTGGTGAGACGACTAAGGAAGGTTGGGAAAGTAGCAGAAATTGTGAGTGTTGGACCCCCAAAGGCTTCTGAACCTAAGCCTCTTATAGTCCTTGATCTCCCTTCATGCTGTAATCAATGTCAGCTTGTTGGATTCAAATATGTTCCTTATGAGGGTGGAGGGTGCCATATTCTTTGA
- the LOC133735387 gene encoding heavy metal-associated isoprenylated plant protein 43-like, giving the protein MKEIVIKVNINCQICKTDVLKAVAKLTGITMVVVDGEKGLLRVVGDVDPVLVVKRLRKARKVAEIVSVGPPKPSEPKQIPPVFLLPPCCNQCELVGVISYAPHFDGGVCNIL; this is encoded by the exons ATGAAG GAAATTGTGATAAAAGTCAATATTAATTGCCAGATTTGCAAGACAGATGTACTAAAAGCCGTTGCCAAGCTTACAG GAATAACTATGGTGGTAGTAGATGGTGAGAAGGGATTACTGAGAGTTGTGGGAGATGTTGATCCAGTGTTGGTGGTGAAACGACTAAGGAAGGCCAGAAAAGTAGCAGAAATTGTAAGTGTTGGACCGCCGAAGCCTTCGGAACCTAAGCAAATTCCTCCTGTATTCCTTCTTCCTCCATGTTGTAATCAGTGTGAGCTTGTTGGGGTCATCAGCTATGCTCCTCATTTTGATGGTGGAGTGTGCAACATCCTTTGA
- the LOC133740380 gene encoding patellin-3-like, translating into MHGWYFAFYILISPFLTQGTKTKFVFASPAKSAEILFKYISAEHVPIQYGGLSVDYCECNPEFTIADPVAEVTIKLGTKKTLEIIIYEKCTIIWELCSWVGCELWS; encoded by the exons ATGCATGGTTGGTATTTTGCATTCTACATATTGATAAGCCCCTTCTTGACACAGGGGACCAAAACCAAGTTTGTCTTTGCAAGCCCAGCCAAATCTGCAGAGATCCTTTTCAA GTACATTTCTGCTGAGCATGTTCCTATACAATATGGAGGTTTGAGTGTGGATTATTGTGAGTGCAACCCAGAATTCACCATTGCTGATCCGGTCGCTGAAGTAACCATCAAACTTGGGACAAAGAAGACTCTGGAAATTATAATTTATGAG AAGTGCACCATCATATGGGAACTCTGTAGTTGGGTGGGATGTGAGCTATGGAGCTGA